The genomic window CAGTGTCTTTTGCAAGGTACCAAACCATTCGTACTCACCGAATTGGGTAGCAGATCCCTTCTTGTCCCAGTCCTCAAATACAGTGTATTTATGAACGCCGATGCCCTGCATGGCCCACCCCGGTACATTTTCCATCATCTCTTCCGTCCAACGATAATTCTCACCATATGAGCCGCTGGCGATCTTGAAAGGTTTATTCGCACCAAATGCCCGCACATAGGTTTGATATCGACGATAAATGTCGACATAGTATTCAACTCGCATGTTGCCGCCGCAGCCCCAGTTTTCATTACCGATACCCCAGAATTTCACCTTCCAAGGCTCGTCCCGCCCGTTCCGGCGGCGAAGGTCCGCCAGGGGACTGCGACCGTCAAAAGTAGTATACTCTACCCAGTCGGACAACTCTTCAACGGTACCGCTGCCGAGATTACCACTGATATATGGCTCGCAACCGACCAGTTCGCACAGATCCAGGAACTCATGGGTGCCAAAGTGATTGTTTTCGGTCACGCCGCCCCAATGGGTATTGACCATGGTGGGCCGGTGCTCGTGGGGACCAATGCCATCTTTCCAGTGGTATTCATCGGCGAAGCAGCCACCCGGCCAGCGGAGCACCGGCACCTTGATCTGTTTCAGCGCCGCGATTACGTCGTTGCGAATCCCGCGAGTGTTCGGGATCGAACTGTCCTCACCGACCCAAATGCCGCCGTATATGCAGCGTCCCAGGTGCTCAGAAAAATGCCCATATATATTCCGGTTAATAATATTCCGCCCCTGATCAGCGTGGATCACCAGCCTGTTTTCAGTGGCCCGGTCTTTGCCGCAGGTCATCATCGACAGCAGCACTGCTGCCGAGGTTAATAGTAGAATCAGCGGCGTTCCAGGCCGGGACACTTTATAATCATAAATAGGTATCATTGCTTTTATCCCTTCTCAATTACGCCGTCGCGAAGCTGGTATATTGGTAGGAAGTTTTTCGACCAGCATCCAATTTTTATAAAGTTAGGTAGCTCAAGCTTGAAAGAAAAGGGAGCCTGTCTCGATGGTTCAATGGAGTTCATCCCGCAATTGCGGGAATCCGAGCATCGCTTCGATCCTTCGGTTACTCCTTCGGCAGGCTCATGATGACCCTGCGGGTCGCATAAGCAGCACTCCCGCCTTTTGCGGGACTGTCCATAATGCTATTTAATGGCATCATTTTGATGGACTTGATTGAGCCCGTGTAATCGGATGGGCATAATGGTCAGTTGATGACCAGAAGCAGTAAAAGAATAACCGCTATAACGAACGCCACAAGATAGGGGATTCGCAGATGCCTGGCACAATTCCAGCAGCGGTACCCCAATAATGGGCCATAGAACAGGGGCCAAAGGGGATTGAGCCAAACACCTTCCGCTTCATCACGAGGAATGCTCTTATGGCAGGTAGCACACAGCCTGGTTTCGGTACTTGGAACCT from Candidatus Neomarinimicrobiota bacterium includes these protein-coding regions:
- a CDS encoding alpha-N-arabinofuranosidase; translation: MTCGKDRATENRLVIHADQGRNIINRNIYGHFSEHLGRCIYGGIWVGEDSSIPNTRGIRNDVIAALKQIKVPVLRWPGGCFADEYHWKDGIGPHEHRPTMVNTHWGGVTENNHFGTHEFLDLCELVGCEPYISGNLGSGTVEELSDWVEYTTFDGRSPLADLRRRNGRDEPWKVKFWGIGNENWGCGGNMRVEYYVDIYRRYQTYVRAFGANKPFKIASGSYGENYRWTEEMMENVPGWAMQGIGVHKYTVFEDWDKKGSATQFGEYEWFGTLQKTLAMDSILTRHEAIMDRYDPDGNVALLVDEWGAWYDVEPGTNPGFLYQQNTLRDALVAAINLNIFNRHCDRVKMANIAQTVNVLQAIILTEGEQMVLTPTYHVFDMFKVHQDATLLPVELRSREYRYGDEAITALQASASRDADGKIHISICNLDPRRPAELTCEIRGAKPKGVTGQVLTAPAINSHNTFDNPEAVKPTIFDAAVLNGNELVATLPARSVVVLEVF